The Neobacillus sp. PS3-34 genome has a window encoding:
- the rpsB gene encoding 30S ribosomal protein S2 gives MSVISMKQLLEAGVHFGHQTRRWNPKMKKYIFTERNGIYIIDLQKTVKKVEEAYNWVKDLAGNGGTILFVGTKKQAQDSVKEEAGRSGMYFVNQRWLGGTLTNFETIQKRIGRLKDIERMSEDGTFEVLPKKEVVQLKKEQERLEKFLGGIKDMKKLPDALFIIDPRKERIAVAEAKKLNIPIVGIVDTNCDPDEIDVVIPANDDAIRAVKLLTGKMADAILEAKQGEEVAAAE, from the coding sequence ATGTCAGTCATTTCAATGAAACAATTGCTTGAAGCTGGTGTACACTTCGGACACCAAACTCGCCGTTGGAACCCTAAGATGAAGAAATATATCTTCACTGAGCGTAACGGCATCTACATCATCGACCTTCAAAAAACAGTTAAAAAGGTTGAAGAAGCTTATAACTGGGTTAAGGACCTTGCTGGTAACGGTGGAACAATCCTTTTCGTAGGAACTAAGAAACAAGCTCAGGATTCTGTTAAAGAAGAAGCAGGCCGTTCTGGCATGTACTTCGTTAACCAACGCTGGTTAGGCGGTACATTAACAAACTTCGAAACAATCCAAAAGCGTATTGGCCGTTTGAAAGATATCGAAAGAATGTCTGAAGATGGCACTTTCGAAGTCCTTCCTAAAAAAGAAGTTGTTCAATTGAAGAAAGAACAAGAACGTCTTGAAAAATTCCTAGGCGGAATTAAAGACATGAAGAAACTTCCAGATGCTTTATTCATCATCGACCCACGCAAAGAGCGTATCGCTGTTGCAGAAGCTAAGAAATTGAACATTCCTATCGTAGGAATTGTCGATACAAACTGTGATCCAGATGAAATCGATGTTGTTATTCCAGCAAACGATGACGCTATCCGCGCTGTTAAACTATTAACAGGCAAAATGGCTGACGCTATCCTTGAAGCAAAGCAAGGCGAAGAAGTCGCAGCTGCTGAATAA
- a CDS encoding chemotaxis protein CheW, giving the protein MTETLTSDVKIIVFQLKDKEYAIPVNQVRSIEKVQHITRVPGTIPFVKGVINLRGVVTPIIDLRKRFQIDEEAFTDSTRVIIAALDEMEVGLIVDSANDVLDVSADSIEPPPVIVGGMDTPYINGVVKIEKRLLILLDLSKVLNDKLEGPIGTEG; this is encoded by the coding sequence GTGACTGAAACATTGACTTCGGATGTTAAAATTATCGTTTTTCAATTAAAGGATAAAGAATACGCTATACCCGTGAACCAGGTGCGATCCATTGAAAAAGTACAGCATATTACGCGTGTCCCAGGAACCATTCCATTTGTAAAGGGCGTCATTAATTTACGGGGAGTGGTAACGCCAATTATCGATTTGCGGAAAAGATTTCAAATCGATGAAGAGGCATTTACTGACAGCACCAGAGTTATAATCGCGGCGCTGGACGAAATGGAAGTTGGCCTCATTGTGGACTCTGCAAATGATGTCCTTGATGTGAGTGCTGATTCAATTGAACCTCCGCCTGTGATTGTTGGGGGAATGGATACACCATACATAAATGGCGTCGTGAAAATTGAGAAAAGGCTGTTAATACTCCTTGATCTTTCCAAGGTACTGAATGATAAACTGGAGGGTCCCATAGGAACTGAGGGATAA
- the pyrH gene encoding UMP kinase yields the protein MGNPKYKRVVLKLSGEALAGETSFGIHPSVIKSIAGQVKEIAELGVEVAVVVGGGNIWRGKIGSEMGMDRATADYMGMLATVMNSLALQDSLEQYGVESRVQTSIEMRQVAEPYIRRRAIRHLEKKRVVIFAAGTGNPYFSTDTTAALRAAEIEAEVILMAKNNVDGVYSADPRLDKNATKYDQLTYLDVIKEGLAVMDSTASSLCMDNDIPLIVFSIMEKGNIKRAVMGEKIGTIVRGK from the coding sequence ATGGGCAATCCAAAATACAAACGCGTTGTATTGAAATTAAGCGGTGAAGCACTTGCAGGAGAAACGAGCTTCGGAATTCATCCTTCTGTTATTAAATCGATTGCAGGCCAGGTAAAGGAAATTGCCGAACTAGGTGTAGAAGTAGCAGTGGTTGTCGGCGGCGGTAATATTTGGCGAGGAAAAATAGGAAGCGAAATGGGCATGGACAGGGCAACAGCCGATTATATGGGAATGCTTGCGACTGTAATGAACTCACTTGCACTTCAGGACAGCCTGGAGCAATATGGAGTTGAATCCCGTGTTCAGACTTCCATTGAAATGCGCCAAGTTGCTGAGCCATATATCAGAAGACGTGCGATCAGGCATCTTGAGAAAAAGCGTGTTGTCATTTTTGCAGCAGGAACAGGAAATCCTTATTTCTCAACTGACACAACTGCAGCATTAAGAGCAGCTGAAATTGAGGCTGAGGTTATTTTAATGGCAAAAAACAATGTTGATGGAGTTTATTCTGCTGATCCTCGTTTAGACAAAAATGCCACTAAATACGATCAATTAACTTATCTTGATGTCATCAAGGAAGGTCTTGCAGTCATGGATTCAACAGCTTCTTCTCTATGTATGGATAACGATATTCCGCTGATTGTCTTCTCTATTATGGAAAAAGGGAACATTAAACGTGCTGTTATGGGTGAAAAAATCGGAACAATTGTAAGGGGGAAATAA
- the tsf gene encoding translation elongation factor Ts, whose product MAVTAQMVKELREKTGAGMMDCKKALTETDGDMDKAIDFLREKGIASAAKKADRIAAEGTTFILEEGNEAVILEVNSETDFVAKNEGFQVLVKELATHLLNNKPASVEEASAQTMENGATVADHINAAIAKIGEKLTLRRFEVKTKTDNDAFGAYLHAGGRIGVLTVLEGTTDSAVAKDVSMHIAALGAKYVSRDEVSQEEIEHERQILTQQALNEGKPENIVAKMVEGRLGKYFEDVCVLDQTFVKNPDLKVRQYVESKGATIREFVRYAVGEGIEKREDNFAEEVMNQVNKQ is encoded by the coding sequence ATGGCAGTTACTGCTCAAATGGTTAAAGAATTACGTGAAAAAACAGGCGCTGGAATGATGGATTGCAAAAAGGCGCTTACTGAAACTGATGGTGACATGGACAAAGCGATTGATTTCCTTCGTGAAAAAGGTATTGCTTCTGCTGCTAAAAAAGCAGACCGCATTGCAGCTGAAGGTACAACTTTCATCCTTGAAGAAGGAAATGAAGCTGTTATTCTAGAAGTAAACTCTGAAACAGATTTCGTTGCTAAAAATGAAGGCTTCCAGGTTCTTGTAAAAGAATTGGCTACACACCTTCTTAACAACAAGCCTGCAAGCGTAGAAGAGGCTTCTGCTCAAACAATGGAAAACGGCGCAACTGTTGCGGACCATATCAATGCTGCGATTGCTAAGATCGGGGAAAAACTGACTCTTCGCCGCTTTGAAGTGAAAACAAAAACAGATAACGACGCTTTTGGTGCATACTTGCATGCTGGCGGCCGTATTGGCGTTCTTACAGTGCTTGAAGGCACAACAGATTCAGCGGTTGCTAAAGACGTTTCTATGCACATCGCTGCACTAGGAGCTAAGTATGTTTCCCGTGACGAAGTATCACAGGAAGAAATCGAGCATGAGCGTCAAATCTTGACTCAACAAGCTCTTAACGAAGGCAAGCCAGAAAATATCGTAGCTAAAATGGTTGAAGGCCGTCTTGGCAAATACTTTGAAGACGTATGTGTTCTTGACCAGACATTCGTTAAAAACCCTGATTTAAAAGTACGCCAATATGTTGAATCAAAAGGCGCTACAATTCGTGAGTTCGTACGTTACGCAGTTGGAGAAGGTATCGAAAAACGCGAAGACAATTTCGCTGAAGAAGTTATGAACCAGGTAAATAAACAATAA
- a CDS encoding chemotaxis protein CheC — protein MGFINQFSSIHLDLLKEIGNIGAGNAATALSKLLNKKIEMNVPNVQIVSFDEMVEMAGGSENTAASVFLRIEGEAPGNMFFILPLSQAENFIQQMIGKEEFSFSNLPYNEIALSALQELGNILIGSYLSALSDFTNLSLYPSVPALSIDMVGAIISSGLMEHSQVSDFAIVIDTAFKEDIVEAAGTVRGHFFMLPDPDSFRTIFKSLGVKENG, from the coding sequence ATGGGATTTATTAATCAATTTTCGTCAATACACCTTGATTTACTAAAAGAAATAGGAAATATCGGAGCTGGAAATGCGGCTACCGCTTTATCCAAGCTCTTAAATAAAAAAATCGAAATGAATGTACCGAATGTACAAATTGTATCCTTTGATGAAATGGTAGAAATGGCAGGGGGCTCCGAGAATACCGCAGCCAGCGTTTTTCTAAGAATCGAGGGAGAAGCGCCTGGTAATATGTTCTTTATCCTGCCCCTTTCCCAGGCAGAGAATTTTATCCAGCAAATGATCGGAAAAGAGGAATTTTCCTTTTCAAATTTACCGTATAACGAAATTGCACTTTCAGCACTGCAGGAACTGGGCAATATATTAATTGGTTCGTATTTATCGGCATTATCGGATTTTACGAATTTATCATTATATCCATCTGTTCCTGCATTAAGCATCGATATGGTAGGAGCAATCATTAGTTCTGGCTTAATGGAGCATTCTCAAGTCAGTGATTTTGCCATAGTCATCGATACTGCTTTCAAAGAAGATATTGTTGAGGCGGCTGGTACAGTTAGGGGTCATTTCTTTATGCTTCCTGATCCTGATTCCTTTAGGACGATTTTTAAATCACTCGGAGTTAAAGAAAATGGATAA
- a CDS encoding chemotaxis protein CheA — MDHGIETPDVRRANGKNEEGTVLLKAYHSGNHVFIDIEDDGAGISRDRVLKKAIKNGIISEKEAGSLTDKQVFGLIFASGFSTAEKISDISGRGVGLDVVKNTIESLGGTVTIDSELGRGSIFSIQLPLTLSIISVMLVEIQKEKFAIPLSSIIETAIIKKEEILNAHNQKVIDFRGKVVPLLFLKELFEVPVHKEADGYYSVVIVRKGDKMAGLVVDSFIGQQEVVLKSLGNYLSNIFAISGATILGDGQVALIVDCNALIK; from the coding sequence ATGGACCATGGAATAGAAACACCTGATGTCAGAAGGGCAAATGGAAAGAATGAAGAGGGAACTGTCTTATTAAAGGCATATCACAGCGGCAACCATGTCTTTATTGATATAGAAGACGATGGAGCAGGAATAAGCAGGGACCGAGTCCTCAAAAAAGCCATCAAGAATGGAATTATATCGGAAAAGGAAGCTGGGTCATTAACAGATAAACAAGTTTTTGGTTTAATCTTTGCCTCCGGATTTTCAACAGCCGAAAAAATTTCAGATATTTCAGGGCGAGGGGTTGGCCTTGATGTAGTAAAAAATACGATCGAATCTCTGGGTGGGACGGTAACAATCGATTCGGAACTTGGGAGAGGCTCGATTTTTTCTATCCAGCTTCCGTTAACCCTATCCATTATTTCAGTAATGCTTGTCGAAATTCAAAAAGAGAAATTCGCAATTCCTCTTTCATCCATCATTGAGACAGCTATCATTAAAAAAGAAGAAATATTAAATGCACATAACCAAAAAGTAATTGATTTCAGGGGCAAGGTTGTTCCGCTTTTATTCTTGAAGGAATTATTCGAAGTGCCTGTGCATAAAGAGGCTGATGGCTATTATTCCGTTGTAATCGTCAGAAAAGGGGATAAAATGGCAGGCCTTGTGGTTGATTCATTTATTGGCCAGCAGGAAGTGGTTCTTAAATCGCTAGGAAATTATCTATCCAATATATTTGCTATATCAGGTGCCACTATTCTCGGAGACGGACAGGTTGCACTAATAGTGGATTGCAATGCACTGATTAAATAA
- a CDS encoding phosphatidate cytidylyltransferase, producing the protein MKQRIVTAVIAAALFLPIVIYGGLPVTILAYLLATIGLYELLKMRKINILSVPGIISVLTLWVFMLPREYQGIWGDFYYSKTELAILAVFLYLIYTVLTKNRFTFEDAAFSIFSAVYVGIGFYFFNETRQEGGLVYIFYSLFMIWATDSGAYFIGKAMGKRKLWPEISPNKTVEGSLGGVICALVVAVLFVLFTDIDASIWQLIGITAVLSVFGQLGDLVESAFKRHYNVKDSGNILPGHGGILDRFDSLIFVWPLLHFFHLF; encoded by the coding sequence ATGAAGCAAAGAATTGTAACAGCAGTCATTGCAGCGGCACTATTTTTACCAATTGTTATATACGGTGGACTTCCAGTAACCATTTTAGCATATTTGCTTGCGACAATTGGCTTATACGAGCTTCTGAAAATGAGGAAAATCAATATCCTGTCTGTTCCCGGGATCATATCAGTCCTTACTCTATGGGTGTTTATGCTTCCTCGTGAATACCAGGGTATATGGGGTGATTTTTACTATTCGAAAACGGAACTGGCCATTTTGGCCGTTTTTCTATATTTAATTTATACAGTGCTTACTAAGAATCGCTTTACATTTGAAGATGCTGCGTTTTCTATATTTTCGGCGGTTTATGTTGGCATTGGATTTTATTTTTTTAATGAAACCAGACAAGAAGGCGGTCTCGTTTACATTTTTTATTCCCTCTTTATGATATGGGCAACAGATTCCGGAGCCTACTTTATCGGAAAAGCGATGGGGAAGAGAAAATTATGGCCTGAAATCAGCCCGAATAAAACAGTTGAAGGCTCTCTTGGTGGAGTGATATGCGCATTAGTTGTTGCGGTGCTGTTCGTTTTATTTACGGATATTGACGCATCAATATGGCAGCTTATTGGAATTACGGCGGTATTGTCTGTGTTTGGCCAGCTAGGCGATTTGGTTGAATCAGCTTTTAAACGGCATTATAATGTAAAGGATTCAGGAAATATTCTCCCTGGCCATGGTGGAATCCTTGACCGGTTTGACAGCCTGATTTTTGTTTGGCCATTACTGCACTTTTTCCACCTGTTTTAA
- the dxr gene encoding 1-deoxy-D-xylulose-5-phosphate reductoisomerase has translation MKFISLLGATGSIGTQTLDIIKEHQEEFRLAALSVGRNIDLARKIIADFQPELVSVQEKQDYETLKAEFPQSRFTFGEEGLTEVAVYDKANILVNAVLGSVGLYPTLKAIECGKTIAIANKETLVTAGHLVMEAARKYGVSLLPVDSEHSAIFQALQGEQSKNIERLILTASGGSFRDKSRSELEGVTVQDALNHPNWSMGAKITIDSATMMNKGLEVIEAHWLFSMPYEKIDVLLHRESIIHSMVEFHDSSIIAQLGTPDMRVPIQYALTHPDRAPLLSSKRLNLAEIGSLHFQKMDFERFRCLRFAFEAGKRGGSLPAVMNAANEAAVAAFLEGKISFLKIEDLIEQALSAHQTIENPSLEVIQEVDKETRKYVCSLL, from the coding sequence TTGAAGTTCATTAGTTTGTTAGGAGCTACCGGTTCAATCGGTACCCAGACTTTAGATATCATAAAAGAGCATCAAGAGGAATTCAGGCTTGCTGCCCTCTCTGTAGGGAGAAATATCGACTTGGCAAGAAAAATTATTGCTGACTTCCAGCCTGAGCTTGTTTCTGTCCAGGAAAAACAGGATTATGAGACACTTAAAGCGGAATTTCCACAGTCCCGTTTTACTTTTGGAGAAGAAGGGCTGACAGAGGTTGCGGTCTATGATAAAGCGAATATTCTGGTAAATGCCGTATTAGGCAGTGTGGGGCTTTATCCTACACTAAAAGCCATAGAATGCGGGAAAACAATTGCGATTGCCAATAAAGAAACGCTTGTTACTGCTGGCCATCTCGTAATGGAAGCTGCAAGGAAATATGGTGTTTCACTCCTTCCTGTTGATAGTGAGCATTCAGCCATTTTCCAGGCTCTTCAAGGCGAACAGTCTAAAAACATAGAACGTCTGATTTTAACAGCCTCAGGGGGAAGCTTTCGGGACAAAAGCCGGAGTGAACTAGAAGGCGTAACAGTTCAGGATGCACTTAATCATCCAAATTGGTCGATGGGTGCAAAAATAACCATCGATTCAGCAACCATGATGAACAAGGGACTGGAAGTTATCGAGGCACACTGGCTATTTTCGATGCCATATGAAAAGATAGATGTTCTTTTGCACAGGGAAAGCATTATCCATTCAATGGTAGAATTCCATGATAGCAGTATTATCGCTCAATTAGGAACGCCTGATATGAGAGTTCCGATTCAATACGCGCTAACCCATCCTGACAGGGCACCGCTCCTATCATCGAAACGATTAAACCTGGCTGAAATCGGTTCACTTCATTTTCAAAAAATGGACTTTGAACGCTTCCGCTGCTTGCGCTTTGCCTTTGAAGCAGGCAAAAGAGGAGGCAGTTTGCCTGCGGTAATGAACGCAGCCAATGAGGCTGCTGTTGCAGCATTTCTGGAAGGTAAAATCAGCTTTCTGAAGATTGAAGATTTAATTGAACAAGCATTAAGCGCCCATCAAACGATAGAAAATCCAAGCCTCGAAGTTATACAAGAGGTTGATAAAGAAACGAGAAAGTACGTCTGCTCACTTCTTTGA
- a CDS encoding proline--tRNA ligase, with translation MKQSLTLIPTLREIPADAEVRSHQLLLKAGFIRQNASGIYSFLPLGKRVLQKVESIVREEMDGADAVELLMPALQQAELWQESGRWYSYGPELMRLRDRNDREFALGATHEEVITSLVRDEVKSYKKLPLTLYQIQTKFRDEKRPRFGLLRGREFVMKDAYSFHSSQESLDEVYNKLFVAYSNVFSRCGLNFRAVIADSGAMGGKDTHEFMVLSDVGEDTIAYSDSSNFAANIEMAPVVMDYTRKDVPLYELEKVKTENQKTIEDVASFLNVTPEDCIKTLLFKVDEQYVAVLVRGDHEVNDIKLKNLLEASNVELAGAEETKEVLSCPVGSLGPIGVKEVQIVADRAVKSVVNGVCGANEEHFHFINVNADRDFEVNQYADLRFIKEGDPSPDGQGTIVFAKGIEVGHVFKLGTRYSEAMNASYLDENGKSQPMIMGCYGIGVSRTLAAVAEQFNDENGLVSPANIAPYQLHLIAINMKDEMQSSLANELYKELGQNRFEVLFDDRQERPGVKFADSDLIGLPIRITVGKKATEGIVEVKIRNTGEMVEVHKDELLETVTEMLKNL, from the coding sequence ATGAAGCAAAGTTTAACTCTAATCCCAACTCTAAGGGAAATCCCTGCTGACGCAGAAGTAAGAAGCCACCAATTATTATTAAAGGCAGGTTTTATACGTCAGAATGCAAGCGGAATTTATAGCTTTTTGCCGCTTGGCAAAAGGGTCCTGCAGAAAGTGGAGTCTATTGTGCGCGAAGAAATGGACGGAGCAGATGCAGTTGAGCTGTTAATGCCAGCCCTTCAGCAGGCAGAACTTTGGCAGGAGTCTGGCAGATGGTACAGCTATGGTCCTGAGCTCATGAGATTGAGGGATCGGAATGACCGTGAGTTTGCTCTTGGTGCAACACACGAAGAGGTTATAACAAGCCTTGTACGTGATGAAGTGAAATCCTATAAAAAGCTTCCGCTTACTTTATATCAAATTCAAACAAAGTTCCGCGATGAAAAACGTCCCCGTTTTGGGTTGCTGCGCGGCAGAGAATTTGTGATGAAGGATGCTTACTCGTTCCATTCTTCGCAGGAAAGCCTTGATGAGGTGTATAATAAGCTTTTTGTGGCTTATTCAAATGTTTTTAGCCGTTGTGGGCTCAACTTCCGAGCTGTTATTGCTGATTCTGGAGCGATGGGCGGAAAAGATACACATGAATTTATGGTTTTATCCGATGTAGGTGAGGATACCATTGCTTATTCCGATTCTTCCAATTTTGCTGCCAATATCGAAATGGCGCCTGTAGTTATGGACTATACAAGAAAAGATGTACCTTTATATGAATTAGAAAAAGTAAAAACTGAAAACCAAAAAACGATTGAAGATGTGGCATCTTTCTTAAATGTTACCCCTGAAGATTGCATAAAAACTCTTTTATTTAAAGTGGACGAGCAATATGTTGCAGTATTGGTTCGCGGCGATCATGAAGTAAATGATATTAAGCTTAAAAATCTGCTGGAAGCTTCAAATGTTGAATTGGCAGGGGCAGAGGAAACAAAAGAAGTACTATCCTGTCCGGTCGGTTCGCTTGGACCAATTGGAGTCAAAGAAGTACAGATTGTTGCTGACCGCGCAGTTAAATCAGTTGTGAATGGAGTATGCGGTGCGAATGAAGAGCATTTCCATTTCATCAATGTCAATGCCGATCGTGATTTCGAAGTAAATCAGTATGCTGATCTCCGCTTCATTAAAGAGGGAGACCCATCACCAGACGGGCAAGGTACGATTGTGTTTGCTAAGGGCATTGAAGTGGGCCATGTCTTTAAATTGGGAACACGTTACAGTGAAGCGATGAATGCGTCATATTTAGATGAGAATGGTAAATCGCAGCCGATGATTATGGGATGCTATGGTATTGGTGTATCCCGTACGCTAGCAGCTGTTGCAGAACAATTCAATGATGAAAATGGATTGGTTTCGCCGGCCAATATCGCACCATACCAGCTGCATTTAATTGCGATCAACATGAAGGATGAAATGCAGTCAAGCCTTGCAAATGAATTGTATAAAGAGCTTGGACAAAATCGTTTCGAAGTCCTTTTTGATGACCGCCAGGAGCGCCCAGGAGTTAAATTCGCAGATTCTGACCTTATTGGTTTGCCAATCCGAATTACCGTCGGCAAAAAAGCAACAGAAGGAATCGTTGAAGTGAAAATCCGAAATACGGGTGAAATGGTTGAAGTCCATAAAGACGAACTTTTAGAAACTGTTACAGAAATGCTTAAGAATCTCTAG
- the frr gene encoding ribosome recycling factor — protein sequence MPKQVIAATKDRMTKAIQSYTRELASIRAGRASASLLDRITVDYYGAPTPVNQVAGISVPEARLLVIQPYDKSILGDIEKAILKSDLGLNPSNDGSIIRIMIPQLTEERRKELVKVIKKESEEAKVAIRNIRRDGNDDLKKLEKNGEITEDALRGYSDDIQKMTDEYITKIDQLTKDKEKEVMEV from the coding sequence ATGCCAAAGCAAGTTATAGCCGCTACAAAAGACAGAATGACAAAAGCAATCCAGTCTTATACACGTGAGCTTGCGAGTATTCGTGCAGGCAGAGCAAGCGCGTCTCTTTTGGACAGAATCACAGTTGATTATTACGGAGCTCCAACACCAGTGAACCAAGTGGCAGGCATCTCGGTTCCTGAAGCAAGATTGCTTGTAATCCAGCCTTATGATAAGTCGATTCTAGGTGATATTGAAAAAGCGATTTTAAAATCTGACCTGGGTTTAAACCCTTCAAATGACGGTTCTATTATCCGCATCATGATTCCGCAGCTTACAGAGGAACGCCGGAAAGAGCTTGTAAAGGTAATTAAAAAAGAATCAGAAGAAGCAAAAGTGGCAATCCGAAACATTCGCCGTGATGGCAATGACGATTTGAAAAAGCTTGAAAAAAATGGTGAAATCACTGAAGATGCACTAAGAGGCTATTCTGATGACATCCAAAAGATGACGGATGAGTATATTACAAAAATTGATCAGCTTACCAAGGATAAAGAAAAAGAAGTTATGGAAGTATAA